CAAAGGCGCCACCGACGCCAAGGCCGTGGCCATGGATGGGCTTCGTCGAGGACACCGGCACATGTGGTCCCCGCTTGCCAAAGACGACTCCGATCGCCGCGGATTCGGTCAGATCGTTGACCGTCGTACCTGTCCCGTGCGCGTTGACGTAATCGATCTCGTCCGGCGTCACGCCGGCGTCCTCGATCGCATTGCGCATGCACGAGGCAGCGCCAAACACATCCGGCCGCACAGGGTCCTTGGCGTCGCTTGTGGTGCCATAGCCAGCGAGCTCCGCGAGCACATAAGCGTTGCGCTCGGCGGCAATCTCTTCCGCCTCAAGAATGAAAACGCCGGCGCCAGCGCCGATCACCATGCCGTTGCGGTCTTTCGAGAACGGCCGGCAGAAATTCGGCGTCAGCACGCGCAACGCTTCCCACGCCAGCATCGTACCGATCGTGACGCAATCCTCCGTGCCACCGACAATGGCGCGGTCGATCATGCCGGCGCGGATCATCTGCATGCCGATGCCAATGGCCTGCGTTGCTGACGAACAGGCACTGCCAACCGCAAACGACGGCCCTGTCGTGCCATAGCGCATGCTGACCATGGCGGGACATGAACTTGGAATAAGCCGTGGGATCGTCAGCGGGTCCGGCCGCACTTCTCTTTTGAAAACCGTGTAGAGCCCGTCCTCAATCGTGTTCATCCCGGCAATGCCGGTCCCGATGATCGCAGCCGTGCGCGGCCCCTGCAGCGTTTCGCGGGAAAGGCCCGCCTGCT
This Methylovirgula sp. DNA region includes the following protein-coding sequences:
- a CDS encoding beta-ketoacyl-[acyl-carrier-protein] synthase family protein, with the protein product MAQRRVVITGIGAVSSLGIGAKALWEGARDGRSGVHETTFRHPYPGRIKIAAQVQDFDATLYLDKSTLSLCDPVIKYLLVAADEAVQQAGLSRETLQGPRTAAIIGTGIAGMNTIEDGLYTVFKREVRPDPLTIPRLIPSSCPAMVSMRYGTTGPSFAVGSACSSATQAIGIGMQMIRAGMIDRAIVGGTEDCVTIGTMLAWEALRVLTPNFCRPFSKDRNGMVIGAGAGVFILEAEEIAAERNAYVLAELAGYGTTSDAKDPVRPDVFGAASCMRNAIEDAGVTPDEIDYVNAHGTGTTVNDLTESAAIGVVFGKRGPHVPVSSTKPIHGHGLGVGGAFELIVTLGALRENVAPPTINWQVADEKCPVDCIPNEARPMPINVAMSNSFAFGGINATLVVRRLAA